Proteins from one Amycolatopsis benzoatilytica AK 16/65 genomic window:
- a CDS encoding haloalkane dehalogenase yields the protein MRLLRTPEDRFADLPDFAFEPRYTDLADPHGGLIRVGYVEAGPADGPPVLLLHGEPSWSFLYRQVLPVLADAGLRAIAPDLVGFGRSDKPGDIADHSYARHVEWMRRFAFDVLELRDVTLVGQDWGGLIGLRLVAEHASRFRGVVAANTGLPTGDVDMPPVWHKFREAVESAQVFDVGRFVQAGCRTTLPDEVKDAYDAPFPNEMYKAGPRAMPGLVPIRPDDPASAANRAAWATLTELDLPFLCAFSDSDPITGGMAPILRRAMKGAAGLDHPTIAGAGHFLQEDAGEALGEHIARFARG from the coding sequence GTGCGCTTGCTCAGGACGCCGGAAGACCGGTTCGCGGACCTGCCCGACTTCGCCTTCGAGCCTCGTTACACCGATCTCGCCGACCCGCACGGCGGTCTGATCAGAGTCGGCTACGTCGAGGCCGGGCCCGCTGACGGACCGCCGGTGCTGCTGTTGCACGGCGAGCCGAGCTGGTCGTTCCTCTACCGCCAGGTGCTGCCGGTGCTGGCGGACGCCGGGCTGCGGGCGATCGCGCCGGACCTGGTCGGGTTCGGCCGGTCGGACAAGCCGGGCGACATCGCCGACCACAGCTACGCCCGGCATGTCGAATGGATGCGCCGGTTCGCCTTCGACGTGCTGGAGCTGCGGGACGTCACGCTGGTCGGGCAGGACTGGGGCGGCCTGATCGGGCTGCGGCTGGTGGCGGAGCACGCGTCGCGGTTTCGCGGTGTGGTGGCGGCGAACACCGGGCTGCCGACCGGCGACGTCGACATGCCCCCGGTGTGGCACAAGTTCCGGGAGGCGGTCGAGAGCGCGCAGGTGTTCGACGTCGGCCGGTTCGTGCAGGCAGGCTGCCGGACGACGCTGCCGGACGAGGTGAAGGACGCTTACGACGCGCCGTTCCCGAACGAGATGTACAAGGCCGGGCCGCGGGCGATGCCGGGCCTGGTGCCGATCCGGCCGGACGATCCGGCATCGGCGGCGAACCGGGCCGCGTGGGCCACGCTGACCGAGCTGGACCTGCCGTTCCTGTGCGCCTTCTCCGACAGCGACCCGATCACCGGCGGGATGGCGCCGATCCTGCGGCGCGCCATGAAGGGCGCGGCCGGTCTGGACCACCCGACGATCGCCGGGGCAGGGCATTTCCTGCAGGAGGACGCAGGCGAGGCGCTCGGCGAGCACATCGCCCGGTTCGCGCGGGGCTGA